A portion of the Rhodanobacter sp. AS-Z3 genome contains these proteins:
- a CDS encoding TorF family putative porin has protein sequence MKRVPMIALVLALLPFTQAKATDSSASGNGAVTSDYMFRGLTQTWGQPAIQGGADYANTNGFAAGFWGSSISERSYPGGGMELDLYASYGHAINSDWSWRAGLYSYVYPGANLDQAGLRSRSLNTAEANVALSWKLLTLKYNRALTDYFGVDTEQGYRGDSKGTDYLQLDAAIPLTDAWSLALHAGHTHYITTLVTPLADGARNPGYSDFVATLKYQFATHWSLSGGVTYATNANFYRRTSSFLDASNTRNVGGSRGFLMLQGTF, from the coding sequence ATGAAACGCGTTCCGATGATCGCGCTGGTACTGGCACTCCTCCCGTTCACACAGGCAAAGGCGACCGACAGCTCTGCAAGCGGCAATGGCGCCGTGACCTCCGACTACATGTTCCGCGGCCTGACCCAGACGTGGGGCCAGCCGGCGATTCAGGGTGGCGCCGACTATGCGAACACGAACGGTTTTGCCGCCGGTTTCTGGGGTTCCAGCATCAGCGAGCGCAGCTATCCGGGTGGCGGCATGGAGCTGGACTTGTATGCCAGCTACGGCCATGCAATCAACAGCGACTGGTCGTGGCGCGCTGGCCTGTACAGCTATGTCTACCCGGGTGCCAATCTTGATCAGGCGGGACTACGCTCGCGCTCATTGAATACTGCCGAGGCGAACGTCGCGCTGAGCTGGAAGTTGCTCACTTTGAAATACAACCGCGCGCTCACCGACTATTTCGGCGTGGATACAGAACAGGGTTATCGCGGCGATTCGAAAGGCACGGACTATCTGCAACTGGATGCCGCCATACCGCTCACTGATGCGTGGAGCCTCGCCTTGCATGCGGGCCACACGCACTACATCACCACGCTGGTGACACCACTGGCTGACGGTGCGCGCAATCCCGGATACAGCGATTTTGTTGCAACGCTGAAGTACCAGTTTGCGACTCACTGGTCGCTGAGCGGTGGTGTCACCTATGCGACCAATGCGAATTTCTATCGGCGTACCTCCAGCTTTCTCGACGCCAGCAACACCCGCAACGTCGGCGGGTCGCGTGGATTCCTGATGCTGCAGGGGACTTTCTGA
- the kdpB gene encoding potassium-transporting ATPase subunit KdpB produces MTAQTQAAGSFNRELILTAIADSFRKLSPRLQFRNPVMFVVFVCSILTSLLWVQALVGHGEAPTGFIFWVSLWLWFTLLFANFAEALAEGRGKAQADALRSSRKDVIAKKLASADRQAFITFTPSSELRNGHHVLVEAGELVPGDGEVVAGAASVNESAITGESAPVIRESGGDRSAVTGGTQVLSDWLVVRITSNPGESFLDRMIAMVEGSKRRKTPNEIALTILLAKFSLIFLLACSTLLPYSIYSVQAAGVGHPITLTVLIALLVCLIPTTIGALLSAIGIAGMDRMIRANVIATSGRAVEAAGDVDVLLLDKTGTITLGNRQAVAFHPAPGIAENELAEAAQLASLADETPEGRSVIVLAKERYGLEERQLTEGEAQFVPFTAQTRMSGVDLGDRHIRKGALDTVEKYLEAQNSHIPPLLKRMAEDIARRGATPLIVVEGANALGVIELKDIVKAGIKERFAEMRKMGIKTIMITGDNPLTAAAIAAEAGVDDFLAEATPEAKLQLIRDIQSENRLVAMCGDGTNDAPALAQADVAVAMNTGTQAAKEAGNMVDLDSNPTKLIEVVAIGKQLLITRGSLTTFSISNDIAKYFAIIPAAFATTYPALNTLNVMHLATPQSAILSAVIFNALIIVALIPLALKGVKYRALGAAALLRRNLLIYGLGGMVMPFLGIKLIDMALVVCGLS; encoded by the coding sequence ATGACCGCACAAACGCAAGCAGCGGGTAGTTTTAACCGTGAGCTGATTCTCACGGCGATAGCCGATTCGTTCCGCAAGCTGTCGCCACGGCTGCAGTTCCGCAATCCGGTGATGTTCGTGGTGTTCGTCTGCAGCATCCTCACCAGCTTGCTGTGGGTGCAGGCGCTCGTCGGCCACGGCGAGGCACCGACCGGCTTCATATTCTGGGTCAGCCTGTGGCTGTGGTTCACGCTGCTGTTCGCGAACTTCGCTGAGGCATTGGCCGAGGGGCGTGGCAAGGCGCAGGCCGACGCCTTGCGCAGCTCGCGCAAGGACGTGATCGCGAAAAAGCTGGCCTCAGCTGATCGTCAGGCGTTTATCACTTTCACACCATCCAGCGAATTGCGGAACGGCCATCACGTGCTGGTCGAAGCCGGCGAATTGGTACCCGGCGACGGCGAGGTGGTAGCGGGCGCAGCCAGCGTCAATGAAAGTGCGATCACCGGCGAGTCCGCTCCTGTGATTCGCGAATCCGGCGGCGACCGCAGCGCGGTTACGGGTGGTACCCAAGTACTGTCGGACTGGCTGGTGGTGCGGATCACCAGCAATCCGGGCGAGAGCTTTCTTGATCGCATGATTGCGATGGTTGAGGGATCCAAGCGGCGCAAGACGCCAAATGAGATCGCGTTGACCATCTTGCTGGCGAAGTTTTCGCTGATCTTCCTGCTCGCCTGCTCCACACTGCTGCCATATTCGATTTATAGCGTGCAGGCAGCGGGTGTCGGCCATCCAATCACCTTGACGGTGCTGATCGCGCTGCTGGTGTGCCTGATCCCCACCACCATCGGTGCGCTGCTCTCCGCAATCGGCATTGCCGGCATGGACCGGATGATCCGCGCCAACGTCATCGCGACCTCCGGTCGCGCGGTCGAAGCGGCCGGTGACGTCGACGTGCTGCTGCTGGACAAGACCGGCACTATCACGCTGGGCAATCGTCAGGCGGTGGCCTTCCATCCCGCGCCCGGCATTGCCGAGAACGAATTAGCCGAAGCCGCACAGCTTGCTTCACTGGCAGACGAGACGCCGGAAGGCCGCAGCGTGATCGTGCTGGCCAAGGAAAGGTACGGTCTGGAAGAACGCCAGCTGACTGAAGGCGAAGCGCAGTTCGTGCCCTTCACCGCGCAGACGCGCATGAGCGGTGTGGATTTGGGTGATCGGCACATCCGAAAGGGCGCATTGGATACGGTCGAAAAATATCTCGAAGCACAGAATAGTCACATTCCGCCGCTGCTCAAGCGCATGGCCGAGGACATCGCGCGCCGCGGTGCCACACCGCTGATCGTGGTAGAAGGTGCGAACGCACTGGGCGTGATCGAGCTGAAGGACATCGTCAAGGCCGGCATCAAGGAGCGCTTCGCCGAGATGCGCAAGATGGGCATCAAGACCATCATGATCACCGGTGACAATCCGCTTACTGCCGCTGCCATCGCCGCCGAAGCTGGTGTTGATGACTTCCTCGCCGAAGCCACACCGGAAGCCAAGCTGCAGCTGATCCGCGACATCCAGTCGGAAAACCGGTTGGTCGCCATGTGCGGCGACGGCACCAACGACGCGCCGGCACTGGCGCAGGCGGATGTCGCGGTGGCCATGAATACCGGCACGCAGGCCGCGAAAGAGGCCGGCAACATGGTCGACCTTGATTCCAACCCGACCAAGTTGATCGAGGTGGTGGCGATCGGCAAGCAGCTGCTGATCACCCGCGGCTCGCTGACGACGTTCTCGATCTCCAACGACATCGCAAAATATTTCGCCATCATTCCGGCCGCTTTCGCCACGACTTATCCGGCGTTGAATACTCTCAACGTGATGCATCTGGCGACGCCGCAGAGCGCGATCCTGTCGGCGGTGATCTTCAATGCGCTGATCATCGTGGCGCTGATTCCGCTCGCGCTGAAAGGCGTGAAATACCGCGCGCTGGGTGCCGCTGCGCTGCTTCGTCGCAACCTGCTTATCTATGGGCTTGGCGGCATGGTGATGCCGTTCCTTGGCATCAAGCTGATCGACATGGCTCTCGTCGTGTGCGGACTTTCCTGA
- the kdpA gene encoding potassium-transporting ATPase subunit KdpA: MTTNDYVQIGLFLIVLLLLVKPVGSYMALVFADAPNRVTRFGACIERGIYRLCGIDHAEDMGWKRYALAMLLFNVLGVLVVFLLQRVQGWLPLNPQHFGAVSSDSAMNTAISFATNTNWQGYGGESTMSYLTQMLGMAVQNFLSAATGIAVLVAVVRGFSRRSAKGLGNFWVDLTRSVLYVLVPLSLLITLLLVSQGVVQNFKSYVDVPVVQTSSYAATAKDPAGHDVTTQTKVTTQTLPMGPAASQVAIKMLGTNGGGFFNANSAHPYENPTPFSNFIEMLAIFLIPGGLCVMFGRLVGDRRQGWAILATMLVIFVPLAIALVAAEQAGNPALHGLAVDAHASALQAGGNMEGKETRFGIASSGLFAAITTAASCGAVNAMHDSFTPLGGMIPMWLMQLGEVIFGGVGSGLYGMLAFAVVAVFIAGLMVGRTPEYLGKKIEAHEMKMASLAVLIPCALVVIGTAIAVTVPGGAAGVANPGAHGFSEMLYAVTSASNNNGSAFAGLSANTPFWNVLLAVCMFLARFPLAIAMLAMAGSLAAKRHVPESAGTLPTHTPLFVTLLAFVVIVVGALTFLPALALGPIVEQLMSGH, from the coding sequence ATGACCACCAACGACTATGTTCAGATCGGCCTGTTTCTGATCGTCTTGCTGCTGCTGGTGAAACCGGTCGGTAGCTACATGGCGCTGGTGTTTGCCGATGCGCCTAACCGTGTCACCCGATTCGGCGCCTGCATCGAGCGCGGCATCTACCGCCTGTGCGGCATTGATCACGCCGAGGACATGGGCTGGAAGCGCTATGCGCTGGCCATGCTGCTGTTCAATGTGCTCGGCGTGCTGGTGGTGTTCCTGCTGCAACGCGTGCAAGGGTGGTTGCCGTTGAATCCGCAGCACTTCGGCGCAGTGTCGTCCGATTCGGCGATGAACACCGCGATCAGCTTTGCCACCAACACCAACTGGCAAGGCTACGGCGGCGAGTCGACGATGAGCTACCTGACCCAGATGCTGGGCATGGCAGTGCAGAACTTTCTCTCGGCCGCCACCGGCATCGCCGTGCTGGTGGCGGTGGTGCGCGGCTTCAGTCGACGCAGCGCGAAGGGGCTGGGCAATTTCTGGGTCGACCTCACGCGCAGCGTGCTGTATGTGTTGGTCCCGCTGTCACTGCTGATCACCCTGTTGCTGGTATCGCAGGGCGTGGTGCAGAACTTCAAGTCGTATGTCGACGTGCCGGTGGTGCAGACGAGCAGTTATGCGGCCACGGCGAAGGATCCTGCTGGCCATGACGTGACCACGCAGACGAAGGTCACCACGCAAACCCTGCCGATGGGTCCGGCCGCCTCGCAGGTCGCGATCAAGATGCTTGGCACCAACGGTGGTGGTTTCTTCAATGCGAACTCGGCGCATCCGTACGAAAATCCCACGCCGTTCTCCAACTTCATCGAGATGCTGGCGATCTTCCTGATCCCGGGCGGCCTGTGTGTGATGTTCGGCCGGCTGGTCGGCGACCGCCGGCAGGGCTGGGCGATCCTCGCCACGATGCTGGTGATCTTCGTACCGCTGGCGATCGCGCTGGTCGCCGCGGAGCAGGCCGGCAATCCGGCACTGCACGGGCTGGCGGTCGATGCCCACGCGTCGGCGCTGCAGGCCGGCGGCAACATGGAAGGCAAGGAAACGCGTTTCGGTATTGCGTCGAGCGGGCTGTTTGCGGCGATCACCACCGCGGCTTCGTGCGGTGCGGTCAACGCGATGCATGACTCATTTACGCCACTGGGCGGAATGATTCCGATGTGGCTGATGCAGCTGGGTGAAGTGATCTTCGGCGGCGTCGGTTCGGGCCTTTACGGCATGCTGGCCTTCGCGGTGGTGGCGGTGTTCATCGCCGGTCTCATGGTCGGTCGCACGCCGGAATACCTGGGCAAGAAGATCGAAGCGCACGAGATGAAGATGGCCAGTCTCGCGGTGCTGATTCCCTGCGCGCTGGTGGTCATCGGCACGGCCATCGCGGTGACGGTGCCCGGTGGCGCGGCCGGTGTGGCCAACCCTGGGGCGCACGGTTTCAGCGAAATGCTCTACGCCGTGACCTCAGCCTCCAACAACAACGGCAGCGCGTTTGCCGGGTTGTCGGCCAACACCCCGTTCTGGAACGTGTTGCTGGCGGTCTGCATGTTTCTGGCCCGCTTTCCGCTGGCGATCGCGATGCTGGCGATGGCCGGCTCGCTGGCCGCCAAACGCCACGTACCCGAATCCGCCGGTACTTTGCCTACCCACACACCGCTGTTCGTGACCCTGCTCGCGTTCGTGGTGATCGTGGTCGGCGCACTCACTTTCTTGCCGGCACTGGCCCTGGGGCCGATTGTCGAGCAACTCATGTCGGGACACTGA
- the kdpF gene encoding K(+)-transporting ATPase subunit F, giving the protein MNVTYVLAAIIAVALVGYLCVALLKPEWFE; this is encoded by the coding sequence ATGAATGTCACCTATGTTCTTGCCGCGATCATCGCGGTGGCACTCGTCGGCTACCTGTGTGTGGCCCTGCTCAAGCCGGAGTGGTTCGAATGA